The following DNA comes from Bactrocera neohumeralis isolate Rockhampton unplaced genomic scaffold, APGP_CSIRO_Bneo_wtdbg2-racon-allhic-juicebox.fasta_v2 cluster11, whole genome shotgun sequence.
ATGATCACTGTCTTCCACTATTCTATtggatttcacaaatttaaacatAGATGCAAAATCTGCTAAGCAAACAGTTTCTAACTGATCGGGCCGCTGCACATAACGGTCTAAAATACCAGCTACAAATATTTCAGTAGAATTCGAACACGTTCCTCCGGTCGTgaggtatttataaatatttctccatTACTACCTTCCGAAAGATGAAGCCCAATGCAGCAATAAACAGCTTCTTGTGCAAATATTTCCGTGCctgatataaatttatgacctatatgttgaagtttttgctttattgtataatttcCGGCATTTACTTCTGATATAGCTTCACTTAAGAGCCTAGAAATTCCTCTGTTcgatttgttaatataattaattatataggaACAGCAAGCATATGCATCCAGTATATATTGGATATCCATATTAGCCCTATGGAGTTCCAAAATAAGAGGGttataagcatttataaaacgatcttgcatttttcttttcagaaaaattttaggttttgatAAGCTTGATCTCAGAGCTAGCAAATAGTCATCAAAAGACATGTTTATTCTATTATCGctcaagaaatttttaaaattatctaaattcgATATATCTTCTGTAGTCAGAgttgaatttaaaacattttgaattctagaaaagttttccttatgcCTTTCCAAATCTTGGGTTGTGtctggaaaaggaagcaatatTTGTGTGGAAGGCATTGGTGGATATGGTACATCAAAACGACAAAATTGTTGTCCTCTTATTTCTCTAGTACACGACCGACTGTGATTATGCTTTTGATAATCTAAATAATATTCCAAGCGGCTTACTGAACCATCTGTTGAAACATAAGTGTCAATGAAATCAATGACTTCGGAGAATGTCTCAGGATTTTGAAGGTTGATCTCGGGAGCATTATTAAGCCAATACATGCCATGTATATGCGGGGAACCTCTCTGTTGAAACTCTACTCTCCAGtaatagttttttacaaaatgtgttcCAAAAATGCCGGTATTATCTTTAGAAAGTTTAAGGATTTGCCGGTAGCGGTAATCAAAATATCTAGCACAAGTAACCGCATCTGAGCGGATTAAGCGATATCTATCTTGGGTTGATAAAATGTTGGCTTCTTCTTGTGAAATATCTTTTGAATCAACAGTTTTCGACAGAATAACCAACAGCTCAACCCACTGAGATTCAGCAGCCGATAGAGTTATGAAAAAGGTTGGAAGCCCAAATTGCCGAATCATTgcaattgcttttttttctcAGCTTCCCAGTGAGCAGGAGAGGATCTAACACCTTTCAAAACTTTGTAACCGTGATCATGTTGAATCAAGTTTTgaacaaagtttttatttaatacattttgagcCGTAACACGGTTACGACCTGAAAACTTTCGAAGGCATATGGATGTACTATTCTTAATTTACAGtagttctaattttttattgttgtagaaCAACTTCGGAATGAAACACGCTCTGCGGTCAAAGCGGTGAATTTCGGAACGTACTATCTTACTATATGTTTCAGAGCATGTACGTTTTTGCCCAACGTATATTGTTCcaattcttttacacatgactcaagcagctcactacttccggtctttgaccaagtatcctctgggtagcctaagaacatccgttcgaaggcgagctaaggtgagaaggcgaaacatcccctgcatagggttgtgcgctgggtttgggacccgccacgtaaaaagctcaccccgatgaaaaatgacaaacagcctcggatgagaaatcCCTCTttttatgacgaccatggcaaacgaaataagggcaacgaattgagggcatgcacctggaatgtccggtcccttaattgggaaggtgccgctgcccagctggttgatatcctcgtgaaaataaaggctgacatcaccgccgtccaagaaatgcgatggacgggacaaggacagagacgagtaggtccttgtggcatttactacagtggccatataaagcagcgcaagtttggtgtgggattcgtggtgggagagagactccgtcgccgagtactatcattcactccggtgaatgaacgtctagccacaatccgcatcaaagcgaggttcttcaacatatcgctgatttgcgcccacgccccgacggatgagaaggacgatgtgaccaaatatgcctttcatgagtgcttggaacgcacttatgagagatgcccccgccacgatgtaaaACACgtacttggcgactttaacgccagggtgggcaaagaaggtatctttggcactacggtcggtaaattcagccttcacgacgaaacatccccaaatgagttgaggctgatcgacttcgtcggggcccgaaatatggttatctgtagtactagattccagcataaaaagattcatcaagccacctggctgtctccggatcaaaaaaccaccaaccaaatcgatcatgttgtgatagacggaagacacgtctccagtgttttaaatGTGCGtgtgctccgaggtcctaacgtcgactcggaccactatcgtGTTGCAGACAAGATTCGcaaccgcctctgtgcagcaaaaaacgcacaccaacaaacacaaggaaggttcgacgtcgagaagctgcaatcacaaaagacagccgaacgatttgctacttgGCTTGCACTtcgctctctgagagcactcgtcaacaactcggtataaggtaACAGTGGGACGGCATCAAACTCCTTacgcacagctgcaaccgaagcaaTTGGTTTTCggacagctggtacgacgaggagtgccgtgtcgcagcggagagaaaacaggctgcctacctcgcaacgttacgatcgaccacaacacgtgcgggatgagatagataccgagagttgaaaagggaagcgagacgtatttgcagacagaaaaggaaggaggccgaaatgcgtgagtacgaagagcttgataagctggccgacaggggtaatgctcgaaaattctacgaaaaaatgcttcggcttacagaaggtttcgagaccggagcatactcttgtagaaccccaacaggtgatctagtcaccgatgcccagagcatacttaatttatggagggaacacttctccagcctgctaaatggcagcgAATGGACAACGCCAgggaaggcgaacccgattccccaatcgacgacgatggagccgacgttccattgcccgaccatgaagaagttcgaatagcaattacccgcctgaaaaacaacaaagcggcaggggccgacggattgccggccgagctattcaaacacggcggcgaagaactgataaggagcatgcatcagcttctttgtaaaatatggtcggacgaaagcatgcccaacgattggaatttaagtgtgctatgcccaatccataaaaaaggagatcccacaatctgcgccaactaccgtgggattagcctcttcaacatcgcatataaagttctatcgagcgtattgtgtgaaagattagagcccagcgtcaacaaactgattggaccttatcagtgtggctttagacctggaaaatcaacaaccgaccagatattcaccatgcgccaaatcttggaaaagaaccgttaaaggagaatcgacacaccccacctcttcgtcgatttcgaagctgctttcgacagcacgaaaaggaactgcctctatgccgcgatgtctgaatttggtatctccgcaaaactaatacggctgtgtaagctgacgttgagcaacacgaaaagctccgtccgaatcgggaaggacctctccgagccgttcgataccaaacgaggtttcagacaaggcgattccctatcgtgtgactttttcaacctgcttctggagaaaatagttcgagctgcagaacttaatagagaaggtaccatcttttataagagtgtacagctgctggcgtatgctgatgatattgatatcatcggccgttagttctgctttctccaggctggacaaggaagcacagaaaatgagTCTGGCAATGAACgggggcaaaacgaaatatctcctgtcatcaaaccaacagtcgtcgcactcgcgactaggctctcacgtcactgttgacagtcataactttgaagtcgtagataatttcgtctatcttggaaccagcgtaaacaccaccaacaatgtcagcctggaaatccaacgcaagataactcttgccaacaggtgctacttcgggactgagtaggcaattgaaaagtaaagtcctctctcgacgaacaaaagcaaaactctataagtcgctcataattcccgtcctgctatatggtgcagaggcttggacgatgtcaacaactgatgagtcgacgttgcgagttttcgagagaaaagttctgcgaaagatttatggtcctttgcgcgttggccacggcgaatatcgcattcgatggaacgatgagctgtacgtgatatacgacgacattgacatagttcagcgaattaaaagactgcggctacgctggctaggtcatgttgtccgaatggacgaaaacagtccagctctgaaagtattcgacgcattacccgccgggggaagcagaggaagaggaagacctccactccgttggaaggaccaagtggagaaggacctagctacgcttggaatatccaattggcgccacgtagcgaaaaggagaaacgattggtgcgctgttgttaactcggcaatagtcgcgtaagcggtgtctacgccaattaagaagaagaagaaaattgttccaaatgacAATTCTTCCGAATTATTatcttgaactatgtcaattggCCTTTGCCCTTCCCCTGGCGCTATAACTAAACGGTTATATTCTATGTTTTCTACAGGAATATTGTCTAAAAGCGTCTCAAGACTACCTGGGTTCAGTTCTGCAGGTACGGGTGCTATGGGAATGTGTGTGTGATTATTATGAGAAATCTGTTCCTCATAAAGAGATTGAACCAATCTATCATCTTCAGGAGATGCAACAAAGGgaacttcttcttggttatTAAAGCCTGAAATCCAATTctcatttatgtgtatattatgcTCACGATACAGAGGAGTATTCACTAAGAATCGCAAAGCTTCCATAACCTTCGCAGGCCGTACGGTATCAGTCATATAATCATGATTGTATTCCATACGTCTTCTTaagtgaatttgtatcacatgagTTTGATCAAAAGTCCTCGGTAGAGATGTCACAacattattaacagaaataggTATATTGACAACGGCACCTTTAATCGAACTTTGGCATTGATATCCCAATGGACGAATGGTCATAAAAGGCAATCGAGGCATTATTAGCCTATCTTCAATAggggttaaattttttaaacaatctgGTATATCCGGAAAGTCTAGACTAtttaacaaacatatttttggtatgtTATTTTTGGCAATCCAATTTTTGCAAGTTAAGCAAAAATTGTAGTTTCCATCTTCAGAAGgaaacttttgctttaaaaagaaaacagatgTAGCATCTGGGTGAACTTGAGTTATAGTTTCGAAATTTAACTTGCGTACTTGATGTGGAAACCATAATCCCCCAcagcaaatacatatttcgGTGGGacctttctttatattttcaaaataaatgcttCGAAAATCTCTTGAAATGCCAccatttgcaaaaatatcagAGACATTGTTTTCtctgtttaatatatttcgttGGGACAGCCTTTCGTTTTGAATTTGCCTATTTGTCAAGTTTTCTCTATGAATACGGACCAGATTTTGTTGTTGACGTCtctgatttaaaatttgttcccTTGCACCCCTCCTGATAAGCTGTCGTCGTTGCGTTTCTCTATAACGTTCCTCACTCCTTGTTTCAAGATTTCTTCTtgaacgttctgtttgtatTTGATCACGTATGCGCTCTAAATGTCTATACTTAGGATTTCTTCTAAGTTCTCAGTGTACTACGGTATTATGAGACTGCTCATTTGACCGAATAATAGGGTTTTGGCGTCGAATTCTATGTTGCCTTGAATTTCTACTTTGCTCGGCAGACCGAAGATCTGGGTTCTCCCGCCGGGACCTATGTTCTTGGGTATTcctactttgctcttcagagcgaaattgaggattttgtcgccgggttctatgctgattggtaactatgatttgttcagctaaccttatttcgggattttcccgccgagacctatgctgaacagtatttatactttgctcagcagaccgaaCCTCTTGATTTTGTCGCCTTGTCCTGTGTTGAAATGTATTGGTACTTTGTTCTGACAAGCGGACTTCTGGATCTAATCTGTGATTAGCATGGCTTTGAGTATTATGTGATTGCTCACTAGCTCTATATAATGAGTTAGCCCGAAGAATCTGCATACGTCTTCTATTTTCAAGTCGACTTTGTACcacagattttttatttaatctattataatttcttaaaattcaatCTTACTAAAGATAATAATAAATCTTAATCTATTAAAACAAGTGTGTAAATACTTTCTGATTTTTCTTCCGAATGACTCCTGTGTTCTCTTTTTAGGGTAACTTGCTGGTCTTCCTTCAGTCTTCTTTTCAAGTGGATGATGATATAGATTCGttctgtattttattatattgatatGATTGATGATGCTAACACTACTATgataaattttcacttaattaattaaaacttcagCTAAAAATGTAGACTTCACTACTCAAGTTATTTAGTGTAACTGAAAGTATAAACATCtagcataataatatataaattatacatatactcgtatggtATGCTTAATAACCTTGAAAGTATTTACACGGAAAACTCCTAcgtaaattgcattttttaatgctttctgAAACAAAGGAGTTCATCTTCCGCAAATGTTCGATCGTGAAGGCTAAACTATGTAggtagaaaatttgtgaaaacaatttttaagtataCCATATATCAAGGTTGAAAGTTTGAGTTGTTATGAATAGACACAGGTAGGCAtgccatttttgttgtaaaaattcaaTAACATTTGAGTAAGGGGATTTGCAGCCAAATACattgaaatcaattttaaagaataaatactaattcccactaaatatacatatgtatatgctaaatattgtaaattattacGTCTATGTACACATCTGTGTCTTAATACCTAAACCTTCCATAAGCTATCTATGGTGCTTTGTAAATAGCGATTTTTTCGCAtaaaccaaattaaaacaattaataataattacaatttaatttgacTGAGGTTGAAGTTTAGCTCAGTTTAACATTTAAGCGTCGCATTTGGTCCATCTGAAAAGCAGGTTTTCTAATTGCGTGCCTTTGATACTAGACTACTATTAATTTACGTTAGTATTTCTTACTGATTTCCAAATATAATTCGATTTTACATGcgcctaaaaaattatatatataatattttcttataatattttaaatatatcttaGGAAGTACGCAATATATTCGgcgtaaagtaaaaagtaaaggcagaaatcgtgttattacatatgtatatgggggccAACACGTTGACTTaagtatgaacatatgtatttccatgcaattttattaaggtaattcaaaatttgaccaATATATTCGGCACAAAGTCCACTAGAATtgtgaaaatcaaataagaGGTATGCGGgggcaagaagaaatattggcttgattttgcccatttttggcACAGACGAACACTGTTGGAAGGAACACACCTCCTATGTTTAGAATATCTGAgatatttaccgatattttcaataaaatggtcTGATCTCGGTGATTTTTATTCGGGCTATGCTACACCAGAAATAcagtatttgtgcaaagttttggtCCGTTATCTTCACTGGTGTTGAACTCATATACTTTAACGTGAACGAATCAGATGGACTTCAAAATTGTGGTATATGGGAAGCGGGCGTggttgtgaatatattttgcCCAATTTCGAACCATAGATGCTACGGAAATGGTTCGAACCAAATTTCGCTGAATTTAGTCGaatagtttctgagatatggttttagaCCCATAAGTGGCGGAgacacgcccattttaaatttgaatgtaATCCCTCTGTGTCATCTTTGCCATGAAATCTAAGGTTTCTTGTGTTTTTCCTTACtaaattaaagcatttttagtagatttaaatataaatggcaggtgggtgtggttataatccgatttcctCCGTTTTAGGATAGTACCTTCAAGAAATTACTTCTGAAAGTTTTGTTAAtttagctttagtagtttacgagatatttgcaaaaaacttagtagggggcgggaccatgctcacttttccaaaaaaaataaatccaaatatGACCCTTCCTAGTGCGATCCTTCGtaccaaattttactttcaagtttcatcaagatatctcaatttttactcaagttacagcttgcacggacggatagacagacatccggatttcaactctactcgttaccctgatcactttggtatatataaccctatatctgactcttttagttttaggacttacaaacaaccgttatgtgaacaaaactataatactctccttagcaactttgttgcgagagtataaaaatagtaattagtAAGTCCAATATATGCTGCACACATGGTGTGAAATAGAAATGGTATCACACATAACGAGTGTTATCTCCTACACGCTATCCTCTCGCGACTGTTTGTAAAGACAAACAATCGACCGTAGATAGTCCATCTTCAAATAGCATAGCAGACAGTAAATAGACTCTAGTACCACAAAATAGTATAAATAGCACTACGTTATTAAAATGTTGTAAGCCttagtttttgtattaataaaagaagTTGCCCTGACTATGCAAAAGATACAATAATTTGATTCAATTGTAATTAACTCGCGCGTGTCATCAGATTACAGTGTACCCAGAAGACATCAATAACTCATCGGTCACAACACCCTTCAGCTCCTTCCAGTTGGTAGGAATCCCTTTAGGACATTGGATCAGAAGACCCTCTCCAACATCAATACTTATAACATGAAGGTGCAGCTTCTTTTTCGCTTCATTTATACCACCTAGCAAGGCGTCACCTTTGCCTCTCATAGCAGAGCAAGCGTCTGGCGCTTGAACTAGTCCGCTGACATCAACTCGCTCTCAGGGCTTGGGGTATTCCGAACCTACATGCAACCCACAACGTTTGGAGGTTCGCGAGTTACTGTAAGCATCAGGCGATTCAACCCGCAAATGGTACCTGACCCATTACCTCTCTCTGAAGATTTATTTCAACGTCTCCACaataagaaaactatttttccGATCGATCTCACTTGCGTGCATCATCAGATTCTAGTTCAGAAGACATCGGGAATGCAGCGTTAAGAACACCGCTCAGCTCCTTCCAGTTGGACATTGGATCAGCAAACCCTCTCCAACATCCATGTTTATAACATGTACGTAGAGCGTCTTCATCGTTTCAGAGATACAACCAAGCAAGGCGCTACCTCTGCCTCTCATAGTACAGCAGGAGTTCGGTGCTTCAAAAAGTCTTCTGAATTCATTTCGCATTTTTCGGATCTTGGGGCAATCCCATTCTACAGTAGATCCTACATGGTACCCAGAAAGTTTGCAGTCTCGCGACTTACTGTAAGCTTTAGGCGAATCAACGCGCAAATGGTCCCTGCACCACTTCTTCATCGTTTCATTGATACCACCAAGCAGGGCGTCAGCTCTGCCTCTCATATCACAGCGCTCGTCCGGTGCTTGAACTAGTCCGCTGGCATCTACTCCGACCCTACAGCAGGTTCCTAACAcctacattagagtgattcaaaaaaaaattttttttttttcgtttggtactcggaaaaattggttcctagacacctctaagaaagcctctccaaatatgagtttttaattgtaacgggaaggttctcctacatacagttttctattttttctgattatcagatagaaaaatttgtatctCGCTTCCAATCACTCTAACCTACATGGTACTGAAAAAGTTTGTAGGATCGCGAGTTACTATTAGCTTGAGGAGCTACAACGCGCAAATGGTCATTGACCCACTACCTGTCACTGAAAACTTATTTCGTCGTCTCTAtagtaataaaaagaaaaaattcccAATCGATCTCACTCGTGTGTATCATCAGAGTTCAATGTTTCTAAACGACATCGGGAATGTAGCGGTCACAACACCTTTAACAATCAAGGCGTCGCCTCTTTCTCTCTTAGCACAGCAGGCTGATATCAACTCGGTCCTGGAGCTTTGGGTAATCTGACCCTACAGCAGGTCCTGTCCCATCTACATAGAACCAACAAAGCTTAGATGTTCGTGAGTTACTGTAAACTTCAGGCGATTCAAAGCGCAAGTGGTCCCTGGACCACTATTTCATAGTTTTATTGATACCACCAAGCAAGGCATCAGCTCTGCCTCTCATGTCACCGGATGCGTCCGGTGCTTGAACTAGTCCGCTGACATCAACTCACTTCTGGAGCTTGTGGTAATCTGACCATAGAGCAGGTCCTGCCCCATCTACATAGAACCAACAAATCTTAGAGGTTCGCGAGTTACTCCAAACTTCAGGCGATTCAACGCGCAGGTGGTCCCTGGACCACTTCTTCATCGTTTTATTGATACCACCAAGCAAGGCATCAGCTCTGCCTCTAATATCACAGCAGGCGTCTGGTGCTTGAACTAGTCCGCTGACATCAACTCATTCCTGGAGTTTGTGGTTATTTGACCCTACAGCGGGTCCTGTTCCATCTACATGGAATCGACAAAGGTTAGAGGTTCGCGAATTACTGTAAGCTTCAGGCAATTCCACGCGCAAATGATCCCCTGACCCACTACCTCTCGCTGAAGATTTACATATTTCATCGTCTCGACAGGAAGAAAGTTATTTCTTCGATCGATCTCATTCGTGTGTATCATTAGATTCCGGTGTTTCCAGAAGACATTGGACATGCAACGGTCATAACACACTTTAGCTCCTTCGTGATGGTTGGAATGCCTGTTGGACTGCGCAATGCAAGCCAGACCGGCAACAGCTTGGACTTTGATGACCTCATAGCGTTTTCTTAAAGTCAGTGCTGCGCATAAATAAACTCACCCCGGATTCCATCAAGTGGGT
Coding sequences within:
- the LOC126765699 gene encoding uncharacterized protein LOC126765699 — encoded protein: MIRQFGLPTFFITLSAAESQWVELLVILSKTVDSKDISQEEANILSTQDRYRLIRSDAVTCARYFDYRYRQILKLSKDNTGIFGTHFVKNYYWRVEFQQRGSPHIHGMYWLNNAPEINLQNPETFSEVIDFIDTYVSTDGSVSRLEYYLDYQKHNHSRSCTREIRGQQFCRFDVPYPPMPSTQILLPFPDTTQDLERHKENFSRIQNVLNSTLTTEDISNLDNFKNFLSDNRINMSFDDYLLALRSSLSKPKIFLKRKMQDRFINAYNPLILELHRANMDIQYILDAYACCSYIINYINKSNRGISRLLSEAISEVNAGNYTIKQKLQHIGHKFISGTEIFAQEAVYCCIGLHLSEGSNGEIFINTSRPEERVRILLKYL